ATGCAGGATGGGAACACTGTGGCTACGCAGCCCCCCAAACACCTGCTCATCTTTGACTTCGATGAGACGATCATCAATGAGAACAGCGACGACTCTGTCCTCCGGGCCCTTCCTGGAAAGCAGCTTCCAGAGTCGATCCGTCAAACCTACCGTGAGGGTTTCTACAACGAGTACATGCAGAGAGTTTTGAAGTACATGGGCGACCAAGGTGTGAAGATGGCGGACTTCAAAGCCGTCTACGAAAACATCCCCCTCTCTCCTGGCATGCGCGACCTCTTCCAGTTCCTTTCCAAACAGCAGGACCACTTTGAGATCATCCTCATGTCCGACGCCAACATGTTCGGGATTGAATGTGCCTTGAAGGCCGCCGGCGCCTACTCCCTCTTCCGCAAAATCTTCAGCAACCCGTCCAGCTTTGACAAAAGGGGCTACTTCACCTTAGGCCCTTATCACTCGCACAACTGCCCGAGATGCCCATCTAACATGTGCAAGCGCAAGATCCTGACAGAGTACCTGGCCGAGAGGGCTCAAGAGGGAACCAGGTTTGAGAGGGTCTTCTACGTTGGCGATGGAGCCAATGACTTCTGCCCATCTGTGGCTATGAAGTCCACTGATGTGGCGTTCCCGAGAAGAGGTTACCCAATGCACCGGCTGATCCTGGAGATGGAGAAGAGTCAACCTGGGAAATACCAGGCTGCAGTAGTCCCCTGGGACTCAGCTCTAGAAGTCTGTAGCTGTCTCCAAGAAGCCCTCAAGAAGAAATATTGAGGAGAGAGGACCTGGTGGTGGAAGAAGCAACCAAGCAGCTCTTAAACCACCCTATAAGCAGCATACCTCTCTTGTGCTTGGTGTCGACGCTGGGTTTTCTCCCTCTTGTCACTCAAAGCCTTTGTCTCTGGATCTTCCCTTCCTTTGGTCTTGGGATGAGGGTTCTCTATGCAGTTAGGAAATCCATTCAAAGAAGGGTGGGTGGATGATTGGCCATTTAGCTTTTTATTCATCTTTTGAAAACGTTTTGCTTCCGAGTTCCCTAAACTCATTCTCTCTCGAGCACATTCTCAGAAGCATttgggaaccgggggggggggacatttctgTTGCCCCCAAAACACTTAAGCCAGGCAGGTGTTAAAATTAgtaacttcctccctcccccccttttgcatTTGCAGGCCTTCTCTATCCAGTGGGAGAACAGAATCTTTTATTATTGCTCTGAATAGGAGAAAGGCTCGAACCTCTGGAGAAGAAAAACATGGCCCGCTTTAGCACAGATGCTCAGGGCTGGGCCCGGTCACCTGTTCAGTCTGAATGCTAATTCTTTGCCACTTGTAGGGCACAGCTTGTTGAGTagatagaatcatggagttggaagggaccaccagggtcatctagtccaaccccctgcacaatgcaggaaattaaaaactacctcccccccccacacccccagtgaccagaagatggccaaggtgccctccccctcatcatctgcctaaggtcacagaatcagcattgctgacagatggccatctggcctctgcttaaaagcctccagggaaggagagcgcaccacctcccgaggaagcctgttccactgaggaaccgctctgttagaaaatttttcctaatgtctagacggaaactcctttgatttaatttcaacccgttggtttcaACCCAACCTTcttgggccacagaaaacaacttggcaccctcctgtatatatgacagcccttcaagtacttgaagatggtcatcatatcccctctcagtcttctcctcttcaggctaagcatacccagctccttcaacctttcctcataggacttggtctccagacccctcaccatctttgttgccctccactggacacgttccagcttgtctacatctttcttaaattgtggtgcccaaaactgaactctaGGTGAACCGCCCAAGCCAACTCGGCTGGAAGAGAAAGTGCTTCTGCCGCAGTTTGTGGGTGGGAACTGCTCCCTTCCCAGCACAATCTTGCAGGGTGTGTTGCTgctgctcaggaaaaaaaaaactgacccaaatacttggggtgggggggtggcatTAGTAGGGGAAGGTCCATAGACTAGAAGGGTACAATCTGAGATGGAGGGGGTGGCTGAGGAGAAGCAGCCAGCTAAGAAAGGAAGCCACCTAGCAGTAGCCATGGGGAGACCCAAGTGCTACCCCACTTCTGTTAAAGGTGCATCCAaattcctagggaggtggtgagctctccttccctggaggtttttaagcagaggctaaatggccatctgtcggcaatgctgattctataaccttaggcagatcatgagagggagggtatcttggccatcttctgagcatggagcaggggtcactgggtgtgtgtgtgggggagttagttccttgcattgtgcagggcttggactagatgaccctggtggtcccttccaactctacgattctatgattcatggaaATTACAACGCTGACATCATTGCTTTCCTGGTCCTGATCTTCCCTCACTTCCCACTCGATGGACTTCCAGCCATTGCAAACTTTCTGTTTGGTGTGTAGTATGTGTGCCCCCATGCCCTCCTCAGTAGATTAGAGGGGGAAGCCTGGAGGCAAGGGACTTTGGGCTCAATCAGATAATGTATTTCAGTCTATCTTCAAGATACAAATTTGCCGCCTCGATTTGCCTTCCATGGAAGGGTGAAAGGGTTTAACCATTCAACTtccactctccccccaccccaccccaccatgcTCTGCTATTAGCATTTTAAGAGAGAAaaggagttttctcctttaaaatgccaATAGCAGGACAGGGTGGTTTTGAATACCAAAGGCGAGCGGAGGTTAAAGGGTTAAACCCTCTCCTTTCCTGCATGGCTTTGAGGCACATTGAGGCTGTGCTAAGGTTGCCATTTACATTGCATAGTTAGAGGGAGGTGTGTGATCATCCTCTCACCCTTTCTACGCCCAGGAGCATGATGTAGTTGGGATTGCTTGAGGAAATCATTACCAAAGTATCTGCACTAACCAGGGATCATGATGCAAATTCAtcactttaaaataaaacagatggGGGGCGGGagaacagtgcaatcttatattGGTTTTGTATCAGCTTAGCTGCTAAATAGCACCTCTCCACCATGAATCCTGGAAAATGTAGTTTAGTGAACTACTGAACTTTTTCTCAGAGTttacccccttctaagccagTTGGCtccaatggacttggaagggtgtgaTTCACCTTAGGACGGCCACTGCAAGGATGGCGataggggaaggaggggagggagggaacacaAGTCGGGAAACGGACTTTAATCCAGAGCAGTTGTGGAGAAACTTCTGTCTCCCTTAAAGAAACACAACCTCTCAATACCAACGCATGTGCCAATCTTTACCACGGGAAGGGGATGGCTCTCAGGATACGATACAGCTTTCGCCAACATCTCCTTGCCCGGTTATCGACTGAGCCTGGTGTACCCCTTGCAGCAAAATAAAGTGGTAGAGTCAGGGCAGGGGAAGAGGCAAAATGAGCTGTACGTTTTCAgagcccagtagggttgccagctccaggctgggaaatacctggagattttggaggcagagcctgaggagggcggggtttggggaaaggagggacttccatgccatagagtccagttgccaaagcggccattttctccaggtgaactgatctctgtcgcctggagatcagttgtaatagtgagagatcagttgtaatagtgagagatcacctggaggctggcaaccctagacctgaggc
This genomic window from Euleptes europaea isolate rEulEur1 chromosome 18, rEulEur1.hap1, whole genome shotgun sequence contains:
- the PHOSPHO1 gene encoding phosphoethanolamine/phosphocholine phosphatase codes for the protein MASEVLPPRPGPLSSGGVRAGDPVRAQAASRLAAFDPHPLGAMAQASSTPLPPPPSSTPPLKPASDPRTHDGNTVATQPPKHLLIFDFDETIINENSDDSVLRALPGKQLPESIRQTYREGFYNEYMQRVLKYMGDQGVKMADFKAVYENIPLSPGMRDLFQFLSKQQDHFEIILMSDANMFGIECALKAAGAYSLFRKIFSNPSSFDKRGYFTLGPYHSHNCPRCPSNMCKRKILTEYLAERAQEGTRFERVFYVGDGANDFCPSVAMKSTDVAFPRRGYPMHRLILEMEKSQPGKYQAAVVPWDSALEVCSCLQEALKKKY